One Bos indicus isolate NIAB-ARS_2022 breed Sahiwal x Tharparkar chromosome 10, NIAB-ARS_B.indTharparkar_mat_pri_1.0, whole genome shotgun sequence DNA window includes the following coding sequences:
- the LOC109564290 gene encoding LOW QUALITY PROTEIN: olfactory receptor 4Q3-like (The sequence of the model RefSeq protein was modified relative to this genomic sequence to represent the inferred CDS: inserted 1 base in 1 codon), translated as MKKENDSKVTEFVLLGLSSSLELQLFLFLIFLLFYMAIVLGNLLIVVTVRADTHLLQSPMYYFLGHLSFIDLCLSCVTVPKMLGDFLQEDKIISFSGCLAQICFLHFLGASEMFLLTAMAYDRYVAICNPLQYLTVMNRQHCFQMVFACWCGGFVHSITQVTLVIQLPFCGPNKLDNFYCDVPQVIKLACTDTYVVEVLMVSNNGLLSLVCFLVLLFSYAVILVTLRTRFRQGQSRALSTCASHLTVVSLIFVPCVFIYLRPFCSFSVDKVLSVFYTVITPMLNPLIYTLRNTDMKTAMKKLRXKTCDILLPCPRMNRKR; from the exons atgaaaaaagaaaatgattctaaGGTGACAGAATTTGTTCTTCTGGGTCTATCATCATCCTTGGAGCTGCAGCtatttctcttcttaatatttctgttgttttacatGGCCATTGTCCTGGGAAACCTCTTGATAGTGGTAACGGTGCGAGCTGATACTCACCTGCTCCAGTCACCTATGTACTATTTTTTGGGCCACCTGTCCTTCATTGACCTATGCCTGAGCTGTGTTACTGTGCCCAAGATGTTAGGAGATTTCCTACAGGAGGACAAGATCATCTCTTTTTCCGGATGCCTGGCCCAGATCTGCTTCCTGCACTTTCTGGGAGCCAGTGAGATGTTTCTGCTGACAGCCATGGCCTATGATAGGTATGTTGCCATATGTAATCCTTTGCAGTACCTGACAGTCATGAACCGCCAGCACTGCTTTCAGATGGTTTTTGCCTGTTGGTGTGGGGGTTTTGTCCATTCTATCACACAGGTCACACTGGTCATTCAGCTGCCCTTCTGTGGGCCCAATAAACTGGACAACTTCTACTGTGACGTCCCACAGGTCATCAAGCTAGCCTGCACAGACACATATGTAGTAGAAGTGCTGATGGTCTCGAACAATGGTCTGTTGTCTCTTGTCTGTTTCTTGGTTTTGCTCTTCTCTTATGCTGTCATCCTGGTCACCCTGAGAACTCGCTTCCGCCAGGGCCAGAGCAGGGCACTCTCTACCTGTGCCTCCCACCTAACAGTGGTCAGTCTGATCTTTGTGCCGTGTGTATTCATCTACCTGAGACCTTTCTGCAGCTTCTCTGTGGACAAAGTTTTATCTGTCTTCTACACAGTGATCACACCTATGTTGAACCCCCTCATTTATACTCTCAGAAACACTGATATGAAGACAGCTATGAAGAAGCTGA AAAAAACATGTGACATCCTGCTGCCATGTCCAAGAATGAACAGGAAGAGgtga
- the LOC109564498 gene encoding olfactory receptor 11H12-like, with protein sequence MCLLMLQVTDPVNMNISEPDSHFVFVREFILLGFSYEWKIQSLLFSLFLTIYALTITGNGAIICALWCDQRLHIPMYIFLGNFSFLEIWYVSSTVPEMLVNFLSHKKTISFVGCFLQFYFFSSLGATECLHLTVMAFDRYLAICRPLHYPNIMTGHLCTKLVLICWVCGFLWFLVPIVLISQMPFCGPNIIDHVVCDPGPLFALACVSAPKTQLLCYSLSSIVIFGNFLFILGSYTLVLTAVLPMPSATGRQKAFSTCGSHLAVVSLFYGSLMVMYVSPGLGHSARMQKVTTLFYAMVTPFFNPLIYSLRNKEIKTALRKVLGSFNIM encoded by the coding sequence ATGTGTCTGTTGATGTTGCAGGTTACTGATCCAGTGaacatgaacatctctgagccaGATTCCCACTTTGTCTTTGTAAGAGAATTTATACTCCTAGGTTTTTCTTATGAGTGGAAGATTCAGAGCCTCCTCTTCTCACTCTTCCTTACAATATATGCTCTGACCATAACAGGGAATGGGGCCATTATTTGTGCTTTATGGTGTGACCAGCGACTCCACATCCCCATGTACATATTCCTGGGGAATTTCTCCTTCCTAGAGATCTGGTATGTCTCTTCTACAGTCCCCGAGATGTTGGTCAACTTCCTCTCACATAAAAAGACCATCTCCTTTGTTGGATGTTTcctacaattttatttcttttcttccttgggaGCAACTGAATGCTTGCATTTGACCGTTATGGCTTTTGATCGGTACCTTGCTATCTGCCGTCCCTTGCACTACCCTAATATCATGACTGGGCATCTCTGTACCAAACTGGTCCTTATCTGCTGGGTCTGTGGATTTCTGTGGTTCCTGGTCCCCATTGTTCTCATTTCTCAGATGCCTTTCTGTGGACCAAACATCATTGACCATGTTGTGTGTGACCCAGGGCCACTGTTTGCATTGGCATGTGTCTCTGCCCCCAAAACCCAACTGCTTTGCTACAGTCTAAGCTCAATAGTTATCTTTGGTAACTTCCTCTTCATCCTTGGGTCCTATACTCTTGTCCTAACAGCTGTGTTGCCTATGCCTTCAGCTACTGGGAGACAGAAAGCCTTCTCCACTTGTGGGTCTCATTTGGCTGTGGTATCCCTGTTCTATGGCTCTCTCATGGTAATGTATGTGAGCCCAGGACTTGGACATTCTGCTAGGATGCAGAAAGTCACAACTTTATTCTATGCTATGGTGACCCCATTCTTCAACCCCCTCATTTATAGCCTCCGGAATAAGGAAATAAAGACTGCCCTGAGAAAGGTTCTGGGGAGTTTCAACATAATGTAA
- the LOC109564289 gene encoding olfactory receptor 11G2-like, whose product MNISESASHSESVREFILLGFPCSREIQVILFMFFSMVYLLTLIGNGAIICAVCWDQHLHTPMYILLGNFAFLEIWYVNSTVPNTLINFLSESKAISFTGCFLQLYFFFSMGSTECFFLSAMSFDRYFAICRPLNYATIMTGRRCFNLVIACWVCGFLWYLVPVILISQLPFCGPNAIDHFVCDSGPLLTLLCVPAPMSKLTSYTLSALIILLSFLFILISYALVLLAVLRLPSASSRQKAFSTCGSHLAAVLLFYGTIMVMHVSPGSSHSTLLPKIMTLFYAMVTPLINPLIYSLRNKDMKKALWKVLEKFKISFKVFGSRRRRNVG is encoded by the coding sequence ATGAACATCTCCGAATCAGCATCCCATTCTGAATCAGTGCGTGAATTCATCCTTCTGGGTTTTCCCTGCAGCAGGGAGATTCAGGTCATTCTGTTTATGTTCTTCTCCATGGTCTACCTCCTGACTCTCATAGGAAATGGAGCCATTATCTGTGCTGTGTGTTGGGACCAGcatctccacacccccatgtacatCCTGCTGGGGAATTTTGCATTCCTGGAGATCTGGTATGTCAACTCCACTGTTCCAAACACACTGATCAACTTCCTCTCAGAGAGCAAGGCCATCTCTTTCACTGGTTGCTTCcttcaattatattttttcttttccatgggctcCACTGAGTGCTTCTTTCTCTCAGCAATGTCGTTTGATCGATACTTTGCCATCTGCCGCCCTCTAAATTATGCCACAATTATGACTGGTAGACGTTGTTTCAACCTAGTGATTGCTTGTTGGGTATGTGGATTTCTCTGGTATCTGGTGCCTGTTATTCTCATTTCCCAACTGCCTTTCTGTGGTCCTAATGCAATTGATCACTTTGTATGTGACTCAGGCCCACTGCTGACCCTTTTATGTGTTCCTGCTCCCATGTCCAAGCTCACCAGCTATACTCTAAGTGCCCTCATCATCCTCCTTAGCTTCCTTTTCATCCTCATCTCCTATGCCCTGGTTCTACTTGCTGTTCTTCGATTGCCCTCAGCATCCAGTCGACAAAAGGCCTTTTCCACCTGTGGGTCCCATTTGGCTGCGGTGCTGCTATTCTACGGGACCATTATGGTGATGCATGTGAGCCCTGGATCCAGCCACTCCACCTTATTGCCGAAAATCATGACTTTGTTCTATGCCATGGTGACTCCACTCATCAACCCTTTGATTTACAGTCTCAGGAATAAGGATATGAAAAAAGCTCTCTGGAAAGTTctggaaaagtttaaaatttcttttaaagtctTTGGCAGCAGGCGCAGGAGGAATGTGGGATAA